One part of the Clarias gariepinus isolate MV-2021 ecotype Netherlands chromosome 24, CGAR_prim_01v2, whole genome shotgun sequence genome encodes these proteins:
- the LOC128512197 gene encoding gamma-crystallin M2-like, whose translation MGKIIFYEDRNFGGRSYEFSSDCTDISSYLNRCYSCRVESGCWMVYDQSNFMGNQYFLRRGEYADYMNMWGWGMNNWIRSCRSIPMYGGSYRLRMYERENFMGQMMDVTDDCDSIMDRYHWSGGCMSCHVMDGHWIMYEYPHYKGRMWYFRPGEYRNFREMMGSGSMRFMSMRRIMDSWY comes from the exons ATGGGGAAG atCATCTTCTATGAGGACAGGAACTTTGGAGGACGTTCCTATGAGTTCAGCAGCGACTGCACGGACATATCGTCCTACCTGAACCGTTGCTACTCGTGCAGGGTGGAGAGCGGCTGCTGGATGGTCTACGATCAGTCCAACTTCATGGGGAACCAGTATTTCCTCAGGAGGGGCGAATACGCCGACTACATGAACATGTGGGGATGGGGCATGAACAACTGGATCAGGTCCTGTCGCTCAATCCCCATG TACGGCGGCTCCTACAGGTTGAGGATGTACGAGAGGGAGAACTTCATGGGCCAGATGATGGACGTGACTGACGACTGCGACTCCATCATGGATCGCTACCACTGGTCCGGCGGCTGCATGTCTTGCCACGTGATGGACGGACACTGGATCATGTACGAGTATCCTCACTACAAGGGCAGGATGTGGTACTTCAGGCCTGGCGAGTACCGGAACTTCAGGGAGATGATGGGAAGCGGAAGCATGAGGTTCATGAGCATGAGGCGCATCATGGACTCTTGgtattaa